One window of Hippoglossus stenolepis isolate QCI-W04-F060 chromosome 1, HSTE1.2, whole genome shotgun sequence genomic DNA carries:
- the LOC118109934 gene encoding adhesion G-protein coupled receptor G1 isoform X2 yields the protein MQRTKWWLLWWLLLYLVSHNISVVGRRCRSYHKQQKKGPTYCCKSNPTGSDLDFCMKDLSNTLKRGRIKNITETLMDLEDLLEEVDVDDNVNMAYPHLVFHLQKPNGVFNGMTIQASENEASPNSNIPNAIVNVQLPKELDAGPDNTIAFCRLTWPETNMATSGASNQLYNNTMVGLNVRHKNISGLRERVNITMILNIGINETRVPSCVFYDVTTNEYNSSGCLTLWKRGQDNITCSCDHLTYFGVLMVSAPLSDKDQEILTYISWIGCTLSLIALVVTVLIFITNRKIREDVSMKIHVNLAVALILLNIHFLPSHTVAAQSSTGLCLYMALFLHYSLLATFSWMALEGFHIYLLIVKVFNIYIKKYMLKLALVGWGIPAIIVSLVVIIDRDAYGRFTLDKSNPNNTAICYITNKIVKVVTTMGVFGLVFIFNMIMFGLTVRRVVSLHHSKESTCGTCPQGLETGLC from the exons ATGCAGAG GACGAAGTGGTGGCTCCTCTGGTGGCTGCTCCTGTATTTGGTGTCTCATAACATCAGTGTTGTTGGAAGGAGATGTAGATCATAtcataaacaacaaaaaaaaggccCCACTTATTGTTGTAAATCAAATCCCACAGGTTCAG ATCTCGATTTCTGTATGAAAGATCTAAGCAACActttgaaaagaggaagaatcAAAAACATTACTGA GACCTTGATGGATCTGGAAGACCTTCTTGAGGAAGTCGACGTGGATGACAATGTGAACATGGCTTACCCTCATCTGGTGTTTCACCTGCAGAAGCCAAATGGCGTCTTCAATGGCATGACAATTCAAGCCAGCGAGAATGAG GCATCGCCAAACAGCAATATCCCCAACGCCATAGTGAATGTTCAACTGCCCAAAGAGTTGGATGCTGGACCAGACAACACAATTGCATTTTGCCGGCTTACCTGGCCGGAAACAAATATG GCGACATCAGGAGCCTCAAATCAACTGTATAACAACACAATGGTTGGCCTGAATGTGCGTCATAAGAACATTTCAGGACTACGGGAACGTGTCAACATCACCATGATTCTTAATATCGGCATAAAT GAGACCCGAGTCCCAAGTTGTGTGTTTTACGATGTCACAACAAATG AATATAACAGTAGTGGCTGCCTAACCCTTTGGAAGCGTGGTCAGGATAACATCACCTGCTCCTGCGATCACCTCACATACTTCGGCGTGCTCATG GTGTCTGCTCCCCTTTCAGATAAGGACCAGGAGATCCTGACATACATTAGTTGGATTGGCTGTACTCTTTCTCTCATTGCCCTGGTCGTCACTGTTTTAATCTTCATCACAAACAG AAAGATCAGAGAAGATGTCTCCATGAAGATCCACGTCAACCTGGCCGTTGCGCTGATTTTGCTCAACATACATTTCCTCCCCAGTCACACAGTGGCAGCACAGTCCTCCACCGGGCTTTGCCTGTACATGGCTCTTTTTCTTCATTACTCCCTGCTGGCCACATTCAGCTGGATGGCCTTGGAGGGCTTCCACATCTACCTTCTCATAGTCAAAGTCTTCAATATCTATATCAAGAAATACATGCTCAAACTCGCTCTCGTAGGTTGGG GTATTCCTGCAATCATTGTGTCCCTGGTGGTCATCATAGACAGAGACGCATATGGTCGCTTTACTTTGGACAAATCTAACCCCAACAACACTGCAAT ATGCTATATAACCAACAAAATAGTAAAAGTGGTGACTACAATGGGAGTATTTGGCTTGGTGTTCATCTTTAACATGATCATGTTTGGGTTGACAGTCAGACGCGTTGTGAGTCTCCACCATAGTAAAGAG TCCACCTGTGGCACCTGCCCACAGGGCTTAGAGACAGGATTGTGTTGA
- the LOC118109934 gene encoding adhesion G-protein coupled receptor G1 isoform X1 has protein sequence MQRTKWWLLWWLLLYLVSHNISVVGRRCRSYHKQQKKGPTYCCKSNPTGSDLDFCMKDLSNTLKRGRIKNITETLMDLEDLLEEVDVDDNVNMAYPHLVFHLQKPNGVFNGMTIQASENEASPNSNIPNAIVNVQLPKELDAGPDNTIAFCRLTWPETNMATSGASNQLYNNTMVGLNVRHKNISGLRERVNITMILNIGINETRVPSCVFYDVTTNEYNSSGCLTLWKRGQDNITCSCDHLTYFGVLMVSAPLSDKDQEILTYISWIGCTLSLIALVVTVLIFITNRKIREDVSMKIHVNLAVALILLNIHFLPSHTVAAQSSTGLCLYMALFLHYSLLATFSWMALEGFHIYLLIVKVFNIYIKKYMLKLALVGWGIPAIIVSLVVIIDRDAYGRFTLDKSNPNNTAICYITNKIVKVVTTMGVFGLVFIFNMIMFGLTVRRVVSLHHSKECGTSDFDRAKRDIFTLLGVTTLLGLPWGLILFSFGNLTVPGLYLFCILNSLQGVFIFLWFVMSLRKKRKSATVSVTQNTNS, from the exons ATGCAGAG GACGAAGTGGTGGCTCCTCTGGTGGCTGCTCCTGTATTTGGTGTCTCATAACATCAGTGTTGTTGGAAGGAGATGTAGATCATAtcataaacaacaaaaaaaaggccCCACTTATTGTTGTAAATCAAATCCCACAGGTTCAG ATCTCGATTTCTGTATGAAAGATCTAAGCAACActttgaaaagaggaagaatcAAAAACATTACTGA GACCTTGATGGATCTGGAAGACCTTCTTGAGGAAGTCGACGTGGATGACAATGTGAACATGGCTTACCCTCATCTGGTGTTTCACCTGCAGAAGCCAAATGGCGTCTTCAATGGCATGACAATTCAAGCCAGCGAGAATGAG GCATCGCCAAACAGCAATATCCCCAACGCCATAGTGAATGTTCAACTGCCCAAAGAGTTGGATGCTGGACCAGACAACACAATTGCATTTTGCCGGCTTACCTGGCCGGAAACAAATATG GCGACATCAGGAGCCTCAAATCAACTGTATAACAACACAATGGTTGGCCTGAATGTGCGTCATAAGAACATTTCAGGACTACGGGAACGTGTCAACATCACCATGATTCTTAATATCGGCATAAAT GAGACCCGAGTCCCAAGTTGTGTGTTTTACGATGTCACAACAAATG AATATAACAGTAGTGGCTGCCTAACCCTTTGGAAGCGTGGTCAGGATAACATCACCTGCTCCTGCGATCACCTCACATACTTCGGCGTGCTCATG GTGTCTGCTCCCCTTTCAGATAAGGACCAGGAGATCCTGACATACATTAGTTGGATTGGCTGTACTCTTTCTCTCATTGCCCTGGTCGTCACTGTTTTAATCTTCATCACAAACAG AAAGATCAGAGAAGATGTCTCCATGAAGATCCACGTCAACCTGGCCGTTGCGCTGATTTTGCTCAACATACATTTCCTCCCCAGTCACACAGTGGCAGCACAGTCCTCCACCGGGCTTTGCCTGTACATGGCTCTTTTTCTTCATTACTCCCTGCTGGCCACATTCAGCTGGATGGCCTTGGAGGGCTTCCACATCTACCTTCTCATAGTCAAAGTCTTCAATATCTATATCAAGAAATACATGCTCAAACTCGCTCTCGTAGGTTGGG GTATTCCTGCAATCATTGTGTCCCTGGTGGTCATCATAGACAGAGACGCATATGGTCGCTTTACTTTGGACAAATCTAACCCCAACAACACTGCAAT ATGCTATATAACCAACAAAATAGTAAAAGTGGTGACTACAATGGGAGTATTTGGCTTGGTGTTCATCTTTAACATGATCATGTTTGGGTTGACAGTCAGACGCGTTGTGAGTCTCCACCATAGTAAAGAG TGTGGGACGAGTGACTTTGACAGAGCCAAGCGAGACATCTTTACCCTGCTGGGTGTCACCACTCTGCTCGGCCTCCCCTGGGGCCTGATCTTATTCTCGTTTGGCAACCTGACGGTTCCTGGCCTCTACCTCTTCTGCATCCTGAACTCACTGCAAG GTGTCTTCATCTTCCTGTGGTTTGTGATGTCtttgagaaagaagagaaagtcaGCGACTGTGAGCGTAACACAAAATACCAATAGCTAA
- the LOC118112002 gene encoding adhesion G-protein coupled receptor G2 isoform X2, protein MVPLLLILLLPNSLADQVCINITSVYNMGITITNAAIVDNRSSNVQCKVGADAGADADACIFQCTFNTTSFNGSSACFEATVTEYPFKVDYIIQQYSNCALYLCTESDIVPLIFTLNTNSSCQKDMMQLLSIKGCCPKLFYNNAEVKKTFLTVEKHIIHNIIRATQFETAGSILHDLTAFSLDVLNISAANLSSSGTSWIRLQPPQLLYQNESFVPEILIPVDCLQSIQDEERIIGLVTYLQQDSFRLEQENISSMVLRIELLGGRRLYNLPLPIKMTFRVATDTNDTLLCHYLDEHDWLWKTDGCQTYSNQSDIICSCNHATAFAVLLTRSKLAEVHWKILSYISYIGCGLSAFFTALSILWYVFSRNHKMDFSISIHVSLSGALFLLNTTFLLTEWGATVELDWVCVFVAAFMHYSLLCCFTWMAIEALHLYLMLIKVFNTHYKHYLVKLSLVGWGIPGVIVAVSVAVKDVKQFYGATQMSMADTNQTNAICWITDNSFFYSLNLVYFTLIFIFNSGILITVASRICKMQQRLSSSSKLGTKTGGNAGRDPDNCKSGFTVMGLTCLLGTTWGLAFLGSGYVNYPILYLFCILNSTQGFFIFLWICLSAKKQRKQEMEDKMTTVNTSGIKSD, encoded by the exons ATGGTTCCCTTACTGCTGATACTGCTGCTGCCAAACTCACTGGCTGATCAAG TTTGCATCAACATTACAAGCGTTTACAACATGGGCATCACCATAACAAACGCTGCCATCGTTGATAACCGGTCCAGTAATGTGCAATGCAAGGTGGGTGCGGATGCGGGTGCGGATGCGGATGCATGCATCTTTCAATGCACGTTCAACACGACATCGTTCAATGGATCGTCTGCTTGCTTTGAAGCCACAGTGACAGAATACCCTTTCAAGGTTGATTACATCATACAACAGT ACAGCAACTGTGCACTATACTTGTGCACGGAGAGCGATATCGTGCCATTGATTTTCACTCTGAATACTAACAGCTCCTGCCAGAAGGATATGATGCAACTCTTATCCATCAAAGGTTGCTGTCCAAAGCTCTTCTACAATAATGCAGAAGTTAAGAAGACCTTCTTAAC AGTGGAAAAACACATAATCCACAACATCATCAGAGCGACCCAGTTTGAGACTGCGGGCTCCATACTTCACGATCTGACGGCCTTTTCCCTGGATGTGTTGAATATCAGTGCGGCTAACCTCAGCTCCTCTGGAACCAGCTGGATCCGGCTGCAACCTCCACAG CTGCTGTATCAGAATGAGTCATTTGTCCCTGAGATTTTGATACCTGTGGATTGCCTACAATCCATCCAAGATGAGGAGAGGATTATTGGTTTGGTCACCTACTTGCAGCAGGACTCGTTCaga CTTGAACAGGAGAATATCTCATCGATGGTTCTCAGGATTGAACTACTGGGTGGACGACGCTTATACAATCTGCCTCTGCCAATCAAGATGACTTTCAGAGTTGCTACAGACACA aatGACACCTTACTGTGTCACTATTTGGATGAACACG ATTGGCTGTGGAAAACAGATGGATGTCAGACTTACAGCAACCAAAGTGACATTATTTGCAGCTGCAACCATGCAACAGCCTTTGCCGTCCTACTG ACAAGATCGAAACTTGCAGAGGTCCACTGGAAAATTCTCTCATACATCAGTTACATAGGCTGCGGCCTGTCTGCCTTCTTCACTGCTTTGTCCATCCTGTGGTATGTCTTTAGTAG AAACCACAAAATGGATTTTTCCATTTCTATTCATGTATCTCTGAGCGGGGCCTTATTTCTGCTCAATACAACCTTCCTGCTGACTGAGTGGGGGGCCACGGTGGAGCTAGACTGGGTGTGCGTGTTTGTTGCAGCTTTCATGCATTACTCCTTGCTCTGCTGTTTCACCTGGATGGCTATCGAGGCACTTCACCTCTATCTCATGCTAATAAAGGTGTTTAACACCCACTACAAACACTACCTGGTCAAGCTGTCCCTAGTTGGATGGG GGATCCCTGGTGTAATTGTGGCAGTCTCTGTGGCAGTGAAGGACGTCAAACAGTTTTATGGAGCTACACAAATGAGCATGGCCGATACAAACCAAACTAATGCCAT CTGCTGGATCACAGATAACTCCTTCTTCTACTCCTTGAATCTGGTGTATTTCACCCTCATATTCATCTTCAATTCTGGCATACTGATAACAGTGGCCTCAAGGATCTGTAAGATGCAGCAAAGGTTGAGCAGCAGCTCGAAGCTTGGAACAAAGACTGGGGGAAATGCAGGGAGAGACCCAGATAACTGCAAGAGTGGCTTCACTGTGATGGGTCTCACCTGCCTGCTGGGGACCACCTGGGGCCTGGCCTTTCTGGGCTCAGGATACGTCAACTACCCCATCCTCTACCTTTTCTGCATCCTGAACTCCACACAAG gtttctttatctttttatgGATCTGTCTGTCAGCcaagaagcagaggaagcaaGAAATGGAGGACAAGATGACTACTGTCAACACCTCAGGAATCAAATCGGATTAG
- the LOC118112002 gene encoding adhesion G protein-coupled receptor G3 isoform X1, translating to MCVYGYQIFPHSEAATKSLNTLFPVSYCPVLYLCSVFVFLFCLVCINITSVYNMGITITNAAIVDNRSSNVQCKVGADAGADADACIFQCTFNTTSFNGSSACFEATVTEYPFKVDYIIQQYSNCALYLCTESDIVPLIFTLNTNSSCQKDMMQLLSIKGCCPKLFYNNAEVKKTFLTVEKHIIHNIIRATQFETAGSILHDLTAFSLDVLNISAANLSSSGTSWIRLQPPQLLYQNESFVPEILIPVDCLQSIQDEERIIGLVTYLQQDSFRLEQENISSMVLRIELLGGRRLYNLPLPIKMTFRVATDTNDTLLCHYLDEHDWLWKTDGCQTYSNQSDIICSCNHATAFAVLLTRSKLAEVHWKILSYISYIGCGLSAFFTALSILWYVFSRNHKMDFSISIHVSLSGALFLLNTTFLLTEWGATVELDWVCVFVAAFMHYSLLCCFTWMAIEALHLYLMLIKVFNTHYKHYLVKLSLVGWGIPGVIVAVSVAVKDVKQFYGATQMSMADTNQTNAICWITDNSFFYSLNLVYFTLIFIFNSGILITVASRICKMQQRLSSSSKLGTKTGGNAGRDPDNCKSGFTVMGLTCLLGTTWGLAFLGSGYVNYPILYLFCILNSTQGFFIFLWICLSAKKQRKQEMEDKMTTVNTSGIKSD from the exons atgtgtgtgtatgggtatCAAATTTTTCCACACAGTGAAGCAGCCACTAAATCATTAAATACGTTATTTCCTGTGTCGTACTGTcctgtgttgtatttgtgttctgtttttgtctttctgttctgTTTAGTTTGCATCAACATTACAAGCGTTTACAACATGGGCATCACCATAACAAACGCTGCCATCGTTGATAACCGGTCCAGTAATGTGCAATGCAAGGTGGGTGCGGATGCGGGTGCGGATGCGGATGCATGCATCTTTCAATGCACGTTCAACACGACATCGTTCAATGGATCGTCTGCTTGCTTTGAAGCCACAGTGACAGAATACCCTTTCAAGGTTGATTACATCATACAACAGT ACAGCAACTGTGCACTATACTTGTGCACGGAGAGCGATATCGTGCCATTGATTTTCACTCTGAATACTAACAGCTCCTGCCAGAAGGATATGATGCAACTCTTATCCATCAAAGGTTGCTGTCCAAAGCTCTTCTACAATAATGCAGAAGTTAAGAAGACCTTCTTAAC AGTGGAAAAACACATAATCCACAACATCATCAGAGCGACCCAGTTTGAGACTGCGGGCTCCATACTTCACGATCTGACGGCCTTTTCCCTGGATGTGTTGAATATCAGTGCGGCTAACCTCAGCTCCTCTGGAACCAGCTGGATCCGGCTGCAACCTCCACAG CTGCTGTATCAGAATGAGTCATTTGTCCCTGAGATTTTGATACCTGTGGATTGCCTACAATCCATCCAAGATGAGGAGAGGATTATTGGTTTGGTCACCTACTTGCAGCAGGACTCGTTCaga CTTGAACAGGAGAATATCTCATCGATGGTTCTCAGGATTGAACTACTGGGTGGACGACGCTTATACAATCTGCCTCTGCCAATCAAGATGACTTTCAGAGTTGCTACAGACACA aatGACACCTTACTGTGTCACTATTTGGATGAACACG ATTGGCTGTGGAAAACAGATGGATGTCAGACTTACAGCAACCAAAGTGACATTATTTGCAGCTGCAACCATGCAACAGCCTTTGCCGTCCTACTG ACAAGATCGAAACTTGCAGAGGTCCACTGGAAAATTCTCTCATACATCAGTTACATAGGCTGCGGCCTGTCTGCCTTCTTCACTGCTTTGTCCATCCTGTGGTATGTCTTTAGTAG AAACCACAAAATGGATTTTTCCATTTCTATTCATGTATCTCTGAGCGGGGCCTTATTTCTGCTCAATACAACCTTCCTGCTGACTGAGTGGGGGGCCACGGTGGAGCTAGACTGGGTGTGCGTGTTTGTTGCAGCTTTCATGCATTACTCCTTGCTCTGCTGTTTCACCTGGATGGCTATCGAGGCACTTCACCTCTATCTCATGCTAATAAAGGTGTTTAACACCCACTACAAACACTACCTGGTCAAGCTGTCCCTAGTTGGATGGG GGATCCCTGGTGTAATTGTGGCAGTCTCTGTGGCAGTGAAGGACGTCAAACAGTTTTATGGAGCTACACAAATGAGCATGGCCGATACAAACCAAACTAATGCCAT CTGCTGGATCACAGATAACTCCTTCTTCTACTCCTTGAATCTGGTGTATTTCACCCTCATATTCATCTTCAATTCTGGCATACTGATAACAGTGGCCTCAAGGATCTGTAAGATGCAGCAAAGGTTGAGCAGCAGCTCGAAGCTTGGAACAAAGACTGGGGGAAATGCAGGGAGAGACCCAGATAACTGCAAGAGTGGCTTCACTGTGATGGGTCTCACCTGCCTGCTGGGGACCACCTGGGGCCTGGCCTTTCTGGGCTCAGGATACGTCAACTACCCCATCCTCTACCTTTTCTGCATCCTGAACTCCACACAAG gtttctttatctttttatgGATCTGTCTGTCAGCcaagaagcagaggaagcaaGAAATGGAGGACAAGATGACTACTGTCAACACCTCAGGAATCAAATCGGATTAG